Proteins encoded within one genomic window of Rhizobium favelukesii:
- a CDS encoding tyrosine-type recombinase/integrase — MASFSNDAPTTPLRQRMQEDMVMRGLGSHTQQDYIRHVRRFATFLGRTPDTAMVEDIRHFQLYQHENGVGPATINGTVSALRFLFAVTLKRRDLARALVITRNPRKLPDVLSMEEAARLLEAAPGIKYKAALGVAYGAGLRVSEVAHLKVDDIDSTRMLIRVEQGKGRKDRNALLSPQLLELLRLWWREGKRRGVMLPHGWLFPGRSRTDPISSRQLHRAVQEAAEVAGIHKRVSPHTLRHSFATHLLEDGTDIRVIQVLLGHSKLETTALYAKVSTRTIHAVAGPLDRLMALMEGKTPDG, encoded by the coding sequence ATGGCCAGCTTCTCCAATGATGCCCCGACCACCCCGCTTCGCCAGCGCATGCAGGAAGACATGGTGATGCGAGGGTTGGGATCCCACACTCAGCAGGACTACATCCGTCATGTCCGGCGCTTCGCCACGTTTCTTGGGCGTACCCCTGACACCGCAATGGTCGAGGACATACGACATTTCCAGTTGTATCAGCATGAGAACGGTGTGGGTCCGGCCACGATCAACGGCACGGTTTCGGCGCTACGCTTTCTGTTTGCGGTGACGCTAAAGCGGCGGGATCTGGCGCGAGCGCTGGTGATAACCCGCAATCCACGCAAGCTACCCGATGTGCTGAGCATGGAGGAAGCTGCGCGGTTGCTCGAGGCGGCGCCAGGCATCAAATACAAAGCGGCGCTTGGCGTGGCCTATGGCGCGGGCTTGCGCGTCTCCGAGGTCGCGCATCTCAAGGTCGATGACATCGACTCGACGCGCATGCTGATCCGCGTTGAACAAGGCAAGGGACGCAAGGATCGCAATGCCCTGCTTTCTCCGCAACTCCTTGAACTGCTGCGACTGTGGTGGCGCGAAGGAAAGCGGCGCGGCGTGATGCTGCCTCATGGCTGGCTGTTTCCGGGGCGCAGTCGCACCGACCCGATCTCGTCGCGGCAACTGCATCGCGCGGTTCAGGAAGCTGCGGAGGTCGCCGGCATCCACAAGCGCGTCAGCCCGCATACCCTACGGCACAGCTTTGCCACCCACCTTCTGGAGGATGGCACCGATATCCGCGTCATCCAGGTTCTGCTCGGACATAGCAAGCTGGAGACGACCGCGCTCTATGCGAAGGTCTCCACCCGGACTATTCACGCGGTCGCAGGGCCCCTCGACCGGCTGATGGCGCTGATGGAAGGCAAAACGCCCGACGGCTGA